A window of the Vibrio pomeroyi genome harbors these coding sequences:
- the hemA gene encoding glutamyl-tRNA reductase: MSLLAVGINHNTASVELREKVAFGPDKLSEALKQLNANAHVNGSVILSTCNRTEVYCDVKGVAKNKLIDWLSVFHQVSPEELKPSLYIHEEQAAIKHLMRVACGLDSLVLGEPQILGQVKQAYTDSRENKSVDASMEKLFQKSFSVAKRVRTETEIGGSAVSVAYAACTLAKHIFESIADSTVLLVGAGETIELVAKHLSANGCTKMIVANRTRERALGLAEEFGAEVISLNEIPDHLHRADIVISSTASPLPIIGKGMVETALKTRKHQPMLLVDIAVPRDVESQVGDLNDAYLYSVDDLQSIVDGNIEQRKVEAIQAEAIVSEESAAFMSWMRSLQAVDSIRDYRKSANEIREELLSKSLQSLAAGGDPEKVLLELSNKLTNKLIHAPTRALQSAAEQGEPAKLMVIRQSLGLENPQ, from the coding sequence ATGTCTTTGCTTGCCGTAGGTATCAATCACAATACAGCGTCGGTTGAATTGCGAGAAAAAGTCGCTTTTGGTCCAGATAAATTATCTGAGGCACTCAAGCAACTTAACGCAAATGCACACGTGAATGGAAGTGTCATACTTTCTACCTGTAATCGAACTGAAGTGTATTGCGACGTTAAAGGCGTGGCTAAAAACAAACTCATCGATTGGTTGTCGGTTTTCCATCAAGTTAGCCCTGAAGAGCTAAAGCCAAGCCTTTATATCCATGAAGAGCAAGCCGCGATTAAACACTTAATGCGCGTTGCTTGTGGTTTGGACTCTTTAGTCTTGGGTGAACCGCAGATCTTAGGTCAGGTAAAGCAAGCGTATACGGACTCGCGAGAGAACAAATCCGTTGATGCTTCAATGGAAAAACTATTCCAGAAATCATTTTCTGTTGCGAAGCGTGTTCGAACTGAAACGGAAATCGGTGGAAGCGCGGTTTCTGTTGCTTACGCAGCCTGTACCTTAGCCAAGCATATTTTTGAATCCATCGCAGATTCAACCGTATTATTGGTGGGTGCAGGTGAAACCATTGAACTGGTGGCTAAGCACCTTTCGGCGAATGGCTGTACAAAAATGATCGTGGCGAACCGAACTCGAGAGCGTGCTTTAGGGCTAGCAGAAGAGTTTGGCGCTGAAGTGATCAGCTTGAATGAGATCCCTGATCATCTTCATCGAGCGGATATCGTAATCAGCTCAACCGCAAGTCCGTTACCTATTATTGGCAAGGGTATGGTTGAGACTGCTCTAAAAACAAGAAAGCATCAGCCGATGTTATTGGTTGATATTGCCGTTCCACGTGATGTTGAATCGCAGGTTGGCGACCTGAATGATGCCTACCTTTATTCGGTTGATGATCTGCAGTCGATCGTTGATGGCAATATCGAACAACGCAAAGTAGAAGCGATTCAAGCTGAAGCGATCGTCAGTGAAGAAAGTGCCGCGTTCATGAGTTGGATGCGCTCACTGCAAGCGGTAGACAGTATTCGAGATTACCGTAAATCGGCTAACGAAATCCGCGAAGAATTATTAAGTAAAAGTTTACAATCACTTGCCGCTGGCGGTGACCCTGAAAAAGTTTTACTCGAGCTCAGCAATAAGCTCACAAACAAATTGATCCATGCTCCAACGCGCGCACTTCAAAGTGCAGCTGAGCAAGGAGAACCTGCAAAATTAATGGTCATTAGACAGAGTTTGGGCTTAGAAAACCCTCAATAA
- the ispE gene encoding 4-(cytidine 5'-diphospho)-2-C-methyl-D-erythritol kinase, translating to MITTPTHWPSPAKLNLFLYITGRRDNGYHELQTLFQFVDFGDELTVTANKETNLITITPEIPGVATQDNLIWKAATALQQYTSTSFGADIELKKVLPMGGGIGGGSSNAATVLVALNYLWQLNLSDDQLAEIGLKLGADVPVFVRGHAAFAEGVGEQLQPANPDEKWYLVVKPQVSIATVDIFTHSELTRNTPKRALSTLLEQEYVNDCEKIVRMLYPEVDKQLSWLLQYAPSRLTGTGSCVFAEFSSKKEAELVLEQLPDTVSAFVAKGRNISPLKETLAEYHSAHPQSI from the coding sequence ATGATAACAACGCCAACGCATTGGCCTTCTCCGGCTAAACTGAATCTATTTCTTTACATCACAGGTCGACGTGACAATGGCTATCACGAGCTCCAAACCTTGTTTCAGTTTGTCGATTTTGGTGATGAACTAACGGTTACCGCGAATAAAGAAACCAACTTAATTACCATCACACCGGAAATCCCAGGCGTTGCGACACAAGACAACCTGATTTGGAAAGCCGCGACCGCCCTTCAACAATATACATCGACTTCTTTCGGTGCCGATATTGAGCTAAAGAAAGTACTTCCGATGGGAGGTGGCATTGGTGGAGGCTCTTCAAATGCCGCAACCGTATTGGTCGCACTTAACTATCTGTGGCAACTCAACCTGTCTGATGATCAACTCGCAGAGATCGGATTGAAACTTGGCGCTGACGTTCCTGTGTTCGTTCGAGGCCATGCAGCCTTTGCGGAAGGCGTTGGAGAACAGCTTCAACCCGCTAATCCGGATGAAAAATGGTATCTCGTTGTTAAGCCTCAAGTGAGCATAGCAACTGTAGACATATTCACACATTCAGAATTAACTCGAAATACGCCGAAGCGAGCGCTATCAACGCTTCTAGAGCAAGAATACGTAAACGATTGCGAAAAAATTGTGCGAATGCTGTACCCAGAGGTTGATAAGCAACTTTCATGGCTGCTACAATACGCGCCGTCGAGATTGACTGGCACTGGTTCATGCGTTTTTGCTGAATTTAGCAGCAAAAAAGAAGCCGAATTGGTGTTGGAACAACTGCCTGACACAGTTTCCGCTTTTGTAGCGAAAGGACGAAACATTTCTCCTTTAAAAGAAACTTTGGCTGAATACCACTCAGCCCACCCACAATCTATTTAA
- the lolB gene encoding lipoprotein insertase outer membrane protein LolB, protein MSKLRRITSLIFMTIIIVGCSSIPEQPTSVEWQSHQNRLLQIESYQASGKLAYISPEQRQSLNFIWKHSPNQSQLRLTTFLGQTALNLTIDPSGAKVVTYDDQIFTHASASVLVEQLTGLQIPIDHLPQWFLGIPDQADSYQLNTTNTLESLTKQVSSQLWTLNFANYRNTEMPSKQLSNEDNTNVESIPLPTRLSFKQDDNKINIVVSKWTLKK, encoded by the coding sequence ATGAGCAAACTTCGTAGAATCACGTCTCTTATTTTTATGACCATAATTATAGTGGGTTGCTCGTCTATACCTGAACAACCGACCAGTGTTGAGTGGCAAAGTCACCAAAACCGACTTCTACAGATAGAAAGCTACCAAGCCTCGGGCAAGCTCGCCTACATTTCTCCCGAGCAGCGCCAAAGCCTAAACTTCATTTGGAAGCACTCACCAAATCAAAGCCAATTGAGGCTCACGACGTTCCTAGGTCAAACCGCATTGAACCTGACCATAGATCCGTCGGGTGCCAAAGTGGTGACCTATGACGACCAAATATTTACTCACGCAAGTGCCTCTGTATTGGTTGAGCAACTGACAGGTTTGCAGATCCCTATTGATCACCTGCCTCAATGGTTCCTTGGCATTCCAGACCAAGCTGACAGCTACCAGTTAAATACAACCAACACGCTTGAGTCTCTAACCAAACAAGTCAGCAGCCAGCTATGGACACTGAACTTCGCTAATTATCGAAATACTGAGATGCCGAGTAAGCAGCTATCAAATGAAGACAACACTAATGTAGAAAGCATCCCCCTCCCTACTCGATTGTCATTCAAGCAAGACGATAACAAAATCAACATTGTAGTTTCGAAGTGGACACTGAAAAAATGA